A genomic window from Ananas comosus cultivar F153 linkage group 22, ASM154086v1, whole genome shotgun sequence includes:
- the LOC109727569 gene encoding probable inactive histone-lysine N-methyltransferase SUVR2 isoform X3: MVSNTERARAALNAMKALGFPKKVATPVLKNLLMLYGGKWELIEDENYRALADAVLDMQEKGLKVDEDTTGKQKDTAVDDEPESHRGTLRIREDDQVASPSAFADETPLKRPKLEVDEVPESQTGQDKDSKKKDTAVDDEPELYRTRAKIREEDEQASPSQHTPRAFDESMLGTSTSEANELPKVHIQQKETELNSSRKNSKGKTLEAPPSEPFREQATGSISRQHVSRTDGRKETQNEVSRRETRASSRARQSGALQAQSSSLVVYQKENSSANGTLETAVCLKEPKVEPGTMNLQKNDAVVQHSALAGPIDEPLENNSSKLESPLAVLCPVEERVVQGQGSEDGSLRSIPTLLTNVTENDSKQHEDRAHVEEYIIAQSKNGARDGIVNVQETSSSIDIASSAAGEVKLSLTCNTDSSNFHMPSLDTIYKMVEDRCLRSYKFLPPNFSLRHLMNEICECVLDLGTEPSSINHGSYVKINPTIESLKRPGLQNVNLHPSSGLPNVAVPNNGAYLNENACGNDKTGRAKKAMQSAVGGVSNNMPECSMALWQSNLALCDVRPTHDINDISKGEERVRISVVNEISSEKYPPSFSYIPQNVVFQNAHVDFALARIGDEDYCSDCFGDCLSAPVSCPCARETGGEYAYTYDGLVKKQFLDECISMNRNPEKHHHFYCKDCPLERPKNEANKRGACKGHLVRRFVKECWSKCGCNKQCGNRVVQRGITWNLQVFFTADGKGWGLRTLDELPRGAFVCEYVGEVLTNIELYERTVQNTDNARHTYPVLLDADWGSESVLRDEEALCLDATFYGNVARFINHRSWLLKRLAWI; this comes from the exons gAGAAGGGCTTGAAGGTGGATGAA GACACTACCGGTAAGCAGAAAGATACTGCTGTGGATGATGAGCCAGAATCTCACAGGGGAACACTAAGGATTAGGGAAGATGATCAAGTGGCATCTCCTTCGGCATTTGCTGACGAGACTCCACTTAAAAGGCCAAAACTAGAAGTAGATGAAGTGCCTGAATCACAAACTGGGCAG GACAAGGACAGTAAGAAGAAAGACACTGCAGTAGATGATGAGCCAGAACTTTATAGAACAAGAGCAAAGATCAGGGAAGAGGATGAACAGGCTTCGCCTTCACAGCATACTCCGAGGGCATTTGATGAGTCCATGCTTGGAACATCAACTTCGGAGGCGAATGAATTGCCCAAAGTGCACATTCAACAGAAAGAAACGGAGCTGAATTCATCTCGAAAGAATAGTAAAGGAAAAACCTTGGAGGCCCCACCATCTGAACCTTTCAGAGAACAAGCAACTGGGAGCATTTCACGTCAACATGTAAGTAGAACTGACGGAAGAAAGGAAACCCAAAATGAAGTAAGTCGTAGAGAAACCAGAGCATCATCCCGTGCACGCCAAAGTGGTGCTTTACAAGCTCAGTCCAGTTCACTCGTGGTGTACCAAAAAGAGAACAGTTCAGCGAATGGTACATTGGAAACTGCTGTCTGTTTGAAAGAGCCTAAAGTTGAACCAGGCACCATGAATTTGCAAAAGAACGATGCAGTTGTTCAACACTCTGCTTTGGCTGGCCCCATTGATGAGCCACTTGAAAACAACTCTTCTAAACTTGAGTCACCTCTTGCTGTGTTGTGCCCTGTTGAGGAAAGAG TTGTTCAAGGTCAAGGAAGCGAAGATGGTTCTTTGAGGAGCATTCCTACTCTGCTGACAAATGTTACAGAAAATGATTCCAAACAGCATGAAGACAGGGCTCATGTGGAAGAATATATTATCGCACAATCCAAGAATGGGGCCAGAGATGGTATTGTAAATGTGCAGGAGACATCTTCTAGTATCGATATAGCTTCCTCTGCCGCAGGAGAGGTCAAACTATCTCTAACGTGTAACACTGATTCTTCTAATTTTCATATGCCAAGTTTAGACACAATATATAAGATGGTAGAAGATCGATGCCTCAGATCGTACAAGTTTCTTCCACCGAACTTTTCTCTTCGCCACCTGATGAATGAAATTTGCGAGTGTGTTCTAGACCTTGGCACTGAACCCTCTTCAATTAATCACGGCAGTTATGTTAAGATAAATCCCACAATTGAGTCTCTGAAAAGACCTGGTTTGCAGAATGTTAATCTGCATCCTTCAAGTGGTTTGCCAAATGTGGCGGTGCCAAATAATGGTGCTTACTTAAATGAGAATGCCTGTGGGAATGATAAAACTGGAAGGGCCAAGAAAGCAATGCAATCTGCAGTTGGAGGAGTTTCAAACAATATGCCAGAATGCTCAATGGCCCTCTGGCAATCGAATCTTGCGCTCTGTGATGTGAGGCCCACTCATGATATTAATGACATATCCAAAGGGGAAGAGAGAGTAAGAATTTCGGTGGTTAATGAGATCAGCTCTGAAAAGTATCCACCTTCTTTTAGCTATATACCGCAAAATGTTGTTTTCCAAAATGCTCATGTCGATTTTGCTCTTGCTCGGATCGGTGATGAGGATTACTGTTCTGATTGCTTTGGTGATTGCCTGTCTGCTCCCGTGTCATGTCCCTGTGCACGAGAAACAGGAGGAGAATATGCTTATACATATGATGGTTTGGTTAAGAAGCAGTTTCTTGATGAATGTATATCTATGAACCGCAACCCAGAAAAGCATCATCATTTCTATTGCAAAGATTGTCCACTAGAGAGGCCTAAGAATGAGGCTAATAAGCGTGGTGCTTGTAAGGGGCATCTAGTTCGGAGATTTGTAAAAGAATGTTGGAGTAAGTGCGGCTGTAACAAGCAGTGTGGAAATCGTGTGGTTCAACGAGGGATTACGTGGAATTTACAG GTGTTTTTCACAGCAGATGGGAAGGGTTGGGGACTGAGGACACTTGACGAATTGCCGAGAGGTGCTTTTGTTTGTGAGTATGTTGGCGAGGTACTGACAAACATCGAACTTTATGAGCGAACTGTGCAAAACACGGACAATGCTAGGCATACATACCCAGTGCTTCTGGATGCTGATTGGGGTTCAGAGAGTGTATTGAGAGATGAAGAAGCACTCTGTTTGGATGCAACATTTTATGGAAATGTTGCGAGGTTTATTAATCATAG gtccTGGTTATTGAAAAGGCTTGCTTGGATTTAG
- the LOC109727569 gene encoding probable inactive histone-lysine N-methyltransferase SUVR2 isoform X1 codes for MVSNTERARAALNAMKALGFPKKVATPVLKNLLMLYGGKWELIEDENYRALADAVLDMQEKGLKVDEDTTGKQKDTAVDDEPESHRGTLRIREDDQVASPSAFADETPLKRPKLEVDEVPESQTGQDKDSKKKDTAVDDEPELYRTRAKIREEDEQASPSQHTPRAFDESMLGTSTSEANELPKVHIQQKETELNSSRKNSKGKTLEAPPSEPFREQATGSISRQHVSRTDGRKETQNEVSRRETRASSRARQSGALQAQSSSLVVYQKENSSANGTLETAVCLKEPKVEPGTMNLQKNDAVVQHSALAGPIDEPLENNSSKLESPLAVLCPVEERVVQGQGSEDGSLRSIPTLLTNVTENDSKQHEDRAHVEEYIIAQSKNGARDGIVNVQETSSSIDIASSAAGEVKLSLTCNTDSSNFHMPSLDTIYKMVEDRCLRSYKFLPPNFSLRHLMNEICECVLDLGTEPSSINHGSYVKINPTIESLKRPGLQNVNLHPSSGLPNVAVPNNGAYLNENACGNDKTGRAKKAMQSAVGGVSNNMPECSMALWQSNLALCDVRPTHDINDISKGEERVRISVVNEISSEKYPPSFSYIPQNVVFQNAHVDFALARIGDEDYCSDCFGDCLSAPVSCPCARETGGEYAYTYDGLVKKQFLDECISMNRNPEKHHHFYCKDCPLERPKNEANKRGACKGHLVRRFVKECWSKCGCNKQCGNRVVQRGITWNLQVFFTADGKGWGLRTLDELPRGAFVCEYVGEVLTNIELYERTVQNTDNARHTYPVLLDADWGSESVLRDEEALCLDATFYGNVARFINHRCYDANLVEIPVEIESPDHHYYHLAFFTTRKIEAFEELTWDYGIDFDDHEHPVKAFRCRCRSRLCRDQKRSKSKRKASASK; via the exons gAGAAGGGCTTGAAGGTGGATGAA GACACTACCGGTAAGCAGAAAGATACTGCTGTGGATGATGAGCCAGAATCTCACAGGGGAACACTAAGGATTAGGGAAGATGATCAAGTGGCATCTCCTTCGGCATTTGCTGACGAGACTCCACTTAAAAGGCCAAAACTAGAAGTAGATGAAGTGCCTGAATCACAAACTGGGCAG GACAAGGACAGTAAGAAGAAAGACACTGCAGTAGATGATGAGCCAGAACTTTATAGAACAAGAGCAAAGATCAGGGAAGAGGATGAACAGGCTTCGCCTTCACAGCATACTCCGAGGGCATTTGATGAGTCCATGCTTGGAACATCAACTTCGGAGGCGAATGAATTGCCCAAAGTGCACATTCAACAGAAAGAAACGGAGCTGAATTCATCTCGAAAGAATAGTAAAGGAAAAACCTTGGAGGCCCCACCATCTGAACCTTTCAGAGAACAAGCAACTGGGAGCATTTCACGTCAACATGTAAGTAGAACTGACGGAAGAAAGGAAACCCAAAATGAAGTAAGTCGTAGAGAAACCAGAGCATCATCCCGTGCACGCCAAAGTGGTGCTTTACAAGCTCAGTCCAGTTCACTCGTGGTGTACCAAAAAGAGAACAGTTCAGCGAATGGTACATTGGAAACTGCTGTCTGTTTGAAAGAGCCTAAAGTTGAACCAGGCACCATGAATTTGCAAAAGAACGATGCAGTTGTTCAACACTCTGCTTTGGCTGGCCCCATTGATGAGCCACTTGAAAACAACTCTTCTAAACTTGAGTCACCTCTTGCTGTGTTGTGCCCTGTTGAGGAAAGAG TTGTTCAAGGTCAAGGAAGCGAAGATGGTTCTTTGAGGAGCATTCCTACTCTGCTGACAAATGTTACAGAAAATGATTCCAAACAGCATGAAGACAGGGCTCATGTGGAAGAATATATTATCGCACAATCCAAGAATGGGGCCAGAGATGGTATTGTAAATGTGCAGGAGACATCTTCTAGTATCGATATAGCTTCCTCTGCCGCAGGAGAGGTCAAACTATCTCTAACGTGTAACACTGATTCTTCTAATTTTCATATGCCAAGTTTAGACACAATATATAAGATGGTAGAAGATCGATGCCTCAGATCGTACAAGTTTCTTCCACCGAACTTTTCTCTTCGCCACCTGATGAATGAAATTTGCGAGTGTGTTCTAGACCTTGGCACTGAACCCTCTTCAATTAATCACGGCAGTTATGTTAAGATAAATCCCACAATTGAGTCTCTGAAAAGACCTGGTTTGCAGAATGTTAATCTGCATCCTTCAAGTGGTTTGCCAAATGTGGCGGTGCCAAATAATGGTGCTTACTTAAATGAGAATGCCTGTGGGAATGATAAAACTGGAAGGGCCAAGAAAGCAATGCAATCTGCAGTTGGAGGAGTTTCAAACAATATGCCAGAATGCTCAATGGCCCTCTGGCAATCGAATCTTGCGCTCTGTGATGTGAGGCCCACTCATGATATTAATGACATATCCAAAGGGGAAGAGAGAGTAAGAATTTCGGTGGTTAATGAGATCAGCTCTGAAAAGTATCCACCTTCTTTTAGCTATATACCGCAAAATGTTGTTTTCCAAAATGCTCATGTCGATTTTGCTCTTGCTCGGATCGGTGATGAGGATTACTGTTCTGATTGCTTTGGTGATTGCCTGTCTGCTCCCGTGTCATGTCCCTGTGCACGAGAAACAGGAGGAGAATATGCTTATACATATGATGGTTTGGTTAAGAAGCAGTTTCTTGATGAATGTATATCTATGAACCGCAACCCAGAAAAGCATCATCATTTCTATTGCAAAGATTGTCCACTAGAGAGGCCTAAGAATGAGGCTAATAAGCGTGGTGCTTGTAAGGGGCATCTAGTTCGGAGATTTGTAAAAGAATGTTGGAGTAAGTGCGGCTGTAACAAGCAGTGTGGAAATCGTGTGGTTCAACGAGGGATTACGTGGAATTTACAG GTGTTTTTCACAGCAGATGGGAAGGGTTGGGGACTGAGGACACTTGACGAATTGCCGAGAGGTGCTTTTGTTTGTGAGTATGTTGGCGAGGTACTGACAAACATCGAACTTTATGAGCGAACTGTGCAAAACACGGACAATGCTAGGCATACATACCCAGTGCTTCTGGATGCTGATTGGGGTTCAGAGAGTGTATTGAGAGATGAAGAAGCACTCTGTTTGGATGCAACATTTTATGGAAATGTTGCGAGGTTTATTAATCATAG ATGCTATGATGCAAATCTGGTTGAGATTCCAGTTGAAATAGAGTCACCAGATCATCACTACTATCAT CTTGCTTTTTTTACAACAAGAAAAATAGAAGCATTTGAAGAGCTAACTTGG GATTATGGGATTGATTTTGATGATCATGAACACCCAGTCAAGGCATTTCGATGCCGATGCAGAAGCAGATTGTGCCGAGACCAGAAACGCTCAA aaagcaaaagaaaagcatcTGCTTCGAAGTGA
- the LOC109727569 gene encoding probable inactive histone-lysine N-methyltransferase SUVR2 isoform X2: MVSNTERARAALNAMKALGFPKKVATPVLKNLLMLYGGKWELIEDENYRALADAVLDMQEKGLKDTTGKQKDTAVDDEPESHRGTLRIREDDQVASPSAFADETPLKRPKLEVDEVPESQTGQDKDSKKKDTAVDDEPELYRTRAKIREEDEQASPSQHTPRAFDESMLGTSTSEANELPKVHIQQKETELNSSRKNSKGKTLEAPPSEPFREQATGSISRQHVSRTDGRKETQNEVSRRETRASSRARQSGALQAQSSSLVVYQKENSSANGTLETAVCLKEPKVEPGTMNLQKNDAVVQHSALAGPIDEPLENNSSKLESPLAVLCPVEERVVQGQGSEDGSLRSIPTLLTNVTENDSKQHEDRAHVEEYIIAQSKNGARDGIVNVQETSSSIDIASSAAGEVKLSLTCNTDSSNFHMPSLDTIYKMVEDRCLRSYKFLPPNFSLRHLMNEICECVLDLGTEPSSINHGSYVKINPTIESLKRPGLQNVNLHPSSGLPNVAVPNNGAYLNENACGNDKTGRAKKAMQSAVGGVSNNMPECSMALWQSNLALCDVRPTHDINDISKGEERVRISVVNEISSEKYPPSFSYIPQNVVFQNAHVDFALARIGDEDYCSDCFGDCLSAPVSCPCARETGGEYAYTYDGLVKKQFLDECISMNRNPEKHHHFYCKDCPLERPKNEANKRGACKGHLVRRFVKECWSKCGCNKQCGNRVVQRGITWNLQVFFTADGKGWGLRTLDELPRGAFVCEYVGEVLTNIELYERTVQNTDNARHTYPVLLDADWGSESVLRDEEALCLDATFYGNVARFINHRCYDANLVEIPVEIESPDHHYYHLAFFTTRKIEAFEELTWDYGIDFDDHEHPVKAFRCRCRSRLCRDQKRSKSKRKASASK, encoded by the exons gAGAAGGGCTTGAAG GACACTACCGGTAAGCAGAAAGATACTGCTGTGGATGATGAGCCAGAATCTCACAGGGGAACACTAAGGATTAGGGAAGATGATCAAGTGGCATCTCCTTCGGCATTTGCTGACGAGACTCCACTTAAAAGGCCAAAACTAGAAGTAGATGAAGTGCCTGAATCACAAACTGGGCAG GACAAGGACAGTAAGAAGAAAGACACTGCAGTAGATGATGAGCCAGAACTTTATAGAACAAGAGCAAAGATCAGGGAAGAGGATGAACAGGCTTCGCCTTCACAGCATACTCCGAGGGCATTTGATGAGTCCATGCTTGGAACATCAACTTCGGAGGCGAATGAATTGCCCAAAGTGCACATTCAACAGAAAGAAACGGAGCTGAATTCATCTCGAAAGAATAGTAAAGGAAAAACCTTGGAGGCCCCACCATCTGAACCTTTCAGAGAACAAGCAACTGGGAGCATTTCACGTCAACATGTAAGTAGAACTGACGGAAGAAAGGAAACCCAAAATGAAGTAAGTCGTAGAGAAACCAGAGCATCATCCCGTGCACGCCAAAGTGGTGCTTTACAAGCTCAGTCCAGTTCACTCGTGGTGTACCAAAAAGAGAACAGTTCAGCGAATGGTACATTGGAAACTGCTGTCTGTTTGAAAGAGCCTAAAGTTGAACCAGGCACCATGAATTTGCAAAAGAACGATGCAGTTGTTCAACACTCTGCTTTGGCTGGCCCCATTGATGAGCCACTTGAAAACAACTCTTCTAAACTTGAGTCACCTCTTGCTGTGTTGTGCCCTGTTGAGGAAAGAG TTGTTCAAGGTCAAGGAAGCGAAGATGGTTCTTTGAGGAGCATTCCTACTCTGCTGACAAATGTTACAGAAAATGATTCCAAACAGCATGAAGACAGGGCTCATGTGGAAGAATATATTATCGCACAATCCAAGAATGGGGCCAGAGATGGTATTGTAAATGTGCAGGAGACATCTTCTAGTATCGATATAGCTTCCTCTGCCGCAGGAGAGGTCAAACTATCTCTAACGTGTAACACTGATTCTTCTAATTTTCATATGCCAAGTTTAGACACAATATATAAGATGGTAGAAGATCGATGCCTCAGATCGTACAAGTTTCTTCCACCGAACTTTTCTCTTCGCCACCTGATGAATGAAATTTGCGAGTGTGTTCTAGACCTTGGCACTGAACCCTCTTCAATTAATCACGGCAGTTATGTTAAGATAAATCCCACAATTGAGTCTCTGAAAAGACCTGGTTTGCAGAATGTTAATCTGCATCCTTCAAGTGGTTTGCCAAATGTGGCGGTGCCAAATAATGGTGCTTACTTAAATGAGAATGCCTGTGGGAATGATAAAACTGGAAGGGCCAAGAAAGCAATGCAATCTGCAGTTGGAGGAGTTTCAAACAATATGCCAGAATGCTCAATGGCCCTCTGGCAATCGAATCTTGCGCTCTGTGATGTGAGGCCCACTCATGATATTAATGACATATCCAAAGGGGAAGAGAGAGTAAGAATTTCGGTGGTTAATGAGATCAGCTCTGAAAAGTATCCACCTTCTTTTAGCTATATACCGCAAAATGTTGTTTTCCAAAATGCTCATGTCGATTTTGCTCTTGCTCGGATCGGTGATGAGGATTACTGTTCTGATTGCTTTGGTGATTGCCTGTCTGCTCCCGTGTCATGTCCCTGTGCACGAGAAACAGGAGGAGAATATGCTTATACATATGATGGTTTGGTTAAGAAGCAGTTTCTTGATGAATGTATATCTATGAACCGCAACCCAGAAAAGCATCATCATTTCTATTGCAAAGATTGTCCACTAGAGAGGCCTAAGAATGAGGCTAATAAGCGTGGTGCTTGTAAGGGGCATCTAGTTCGGAGATTTGTAAAAGAATGTTGGAGTAAGTGCGGCTGTAACAAGCAGTGTGGAAATCGTGTGGTTCAACGAGGGATTACGTGGAATTTACAG GTGTTTTTCACAGCAGATGGGAAGGGTTGGGGACTGAGGACACTTGACGAATTGCCGAGAGGTGCTTTTGTTTGTGAGTATGTTGGCGAGGTACTGACAAACATCGAACTTTATGAGCGAACTGTGCAAAACACGGACAATGCTAGGCATACATACCCAGTGCTTCTGGATGCTGATTGGGGTTCAGAGAGTGTATTGAGAGATGAAGAAGCACTCTGTTTGGATGCAACATTTTATGGAAATGTTGCGAGGTTTATTAATCATAG ATGCTATGATGCAAATCTGGTTGAGATTCCAGTTGAAATAGAGTCACCAGATCATCACTACTATCAT CTTGCTTTTTTTACAACAAGAAAAATAGAAGCATTTGAAGAGCTAACTTGG GATTATGGGATTGATTTTGATGATCATGAACACCCAGTCAAGGCATTTCGATGCCGATGCAGAAGCAGATTGTGCCGAGACCAGAAACGCTCAA aaagcaaaagaaaagcatcTGCTTCGAAGTGA